A window from Microbacterium ginsengiterrae encodes these proteins:
- the atpE gene encoding F0F1 ATP synthase subunit C, which yields MDPISVLAQINVDISGSIANVGYGLAAIGPAIGVGIVVGKTIEGIARQPELSGKLQGTMWIGIAFTEALAFVGIGVAFLFGY from the coding sequence GTGGATCCCATCTCTGTTCTCGCCCAGATCAACGTTGACATCAGCGGCTCGATCGCCAACGTCGGCTACGGCCTCGCGGCCATCGGCCCGGCCATCGGTGTGGGTATCGTCGTCGGCAAGACGATCGAGGGCATCGCTCGTCAGCCTGAGCTGTCCGGCAAGCTCCAGGGCACCATGTGGATCGGTATCGCCTTCACCGAGGCTCTCGCCTTCGTCGGTATCGGCGTCGCGTTCCTCTTCGGCTACTGA
- a CDS encoding F0F1 ATP synthase subunit B: MLNALVTLAAEEAEHNPLLPATYDIVWSAVCFVIILLVAWKVALPNVAKMLDERSAAIEGNIAKADEAQKQAEAALEEYTRQLAEARTEAGEIREAAREDGKKIIAEAKETATAEAARVTAAAQTQIEAERQSTLVALRSEVGTLAIDLAGGVVGETLSDDARATAVVDRFLADLEAAEKAAK, translated from the coding sequence ATGCTGAACGCTCTTGTCACGCTCGCAGCCGAGGAGGCGGAGCACAACCCGCTTCTGCCGGCGACGTACGACATCGTCTGGTCTGCGGTCTGCTTCGTCATCATCCTGCTCGTGGCGTGGAAGGTCGCGCTCCCGAACGTGGCGAAGATGCTCGACGAGCGGTCCGCCGCCATCGAGGGCAACATCGCCAAGGCCGACGAGGCGCAGAAGCAGGCGGAGGCGGCTCTCGAGGAGTACACCCGTCAGCTCGCCGAGGCGCGCACCGAGGCCGGTGAGATCCGCGAGGCCGCCCGTGAGGACGGCAAGAAGATCATCGCCGAGGCCAAGGAGACCGCCACGGCCGAAGCCGCTCGCGTCACCGCTGCAGCCCAGACCCAGATCGAGGCCGAGCGTCAGTCGACGCTCGTCGCCCTCCGGTCCGAGGTCGGCACGCTCGCGATCGACCTCGCCGGTGGCGTGGTCGGTGAGACGCTGTCGGATGACGCTCGCGCCACTGCTGTGGTCGACCGCTTCCTCGCGGACCTCGAGGCAGCAGAAAAGGCGGCCAAGTAA
- a CDS encoding F0F1 ATP synthase subunit delta, with product MGSATTQALAASTAALAQAKDVTLDTAGELFTVARLVGESGQLSGALADPSAPVELREKVVSTVFAGMSSATRDVVAAAVAQRWSDADGLVAGIEELAIRAAAIAEPSTDIEGELFSFLRVIAANADLELALGGRLGDDDAKGSLVEKLIGGTASAATVLIVASLVRQPRGRRVRQLLNRAMKIVSAQGGRIVATVHTASPLSPAQRTRLGDALAARYDGQVSINEVIDPTVVGGLRVQVADDVIDGSISARLADLRQKLAG from the coding sequence ATGGGCAGCGCGACCACTCAGGCACTCGCGGCATCGACGGCGGCCCTCGCACAGGCGAAGGACGTCACCCTCGACACGGCCGGTGAGCTGTTCACCGTGGCGCGTCTGGTGGGCGAGTCCGGGCAGCTGAGCGGCGCGCTGGCTGACCCCTCGGCTCCGGTGGAGCTGCGGGAGAAGGTCGTCTCGACGGTGTTCGCCGGCATGTCCTCGGCCACGAGGGACGTCGTCGCAGCCGCTGTCGCACAGCGCTGGTCGGATGCCGACGGCCTGGTCGCCGGCATCGAAGAGCTGGCCATCCGCGCCGCAGCGATCGCCGAACCGTCGACGGACATCGAAGGCGAGCTGTTCTCGTTCCTCCGTGTCATCGCCGCCAACGCCGACCTCGAGCTCGCGCTCGGCGGTCGCCTCGGCGACGACGACGCGAAGGGCTCCCTCGTCGAGAAGCTCATCGGTGGCACGGCCAGCGCGGCGACGGTGCTCATCGTCGCGTCGCTGGTTCGCCAGCCGCGTGGCCGTCGCGTGCGTCAGCTGCTGAACCGGGCGATGAAGATCGTCTCGGCTCAGGGCGGACGCATCGTCGCCACGGTCCACACGGCATCCCCGCTGTCGCCCGCTCAGCGCACCCGCCTCGGCGACGCACTGGCAGCGCGCTACGACGGTCAGGTCTCGATCAACGAAGTGATCGACCCCACGGTCGTCGGAGGACTGCGCGTGCAGGTCGCCGATGACGTCATCGACGGCAGCATCTCCGCGCGGCTCGCCGATCTTCGACAGAAGCTCGCGGGCTAA
- the atpA gene encoding F0F1 ATP synthase subunit alpha: MAELSISPDVIRDALKDFAAAYEPTGAAATEVGTVVDAADGIAHIEGLPGVMANELLTFEGGTQGLALNLDEHEIGTVVLGDFAGIEAGQEVRRTGEVLSVAVGDGYLGRVVDPLGNPIDGLGEIATEGRRELELQAPGVMQRKSVHEPMQTGIKAIDAMIPVGRGQRQLIIGDRQTGKTAIAIDTIINQKANWESGDVNKQVRCIYVAIGQKGSTIASVKGALEDAGAMEYTTIVAAPASDPAGFKYIAPYTGSAIGQHWMYGGKHVLIIFDDLSKQAEAYRAVSLLLRRPPGREAYPGDVFYLHSRLLERCAKLSDELGAGSMTGLPIIETKANDVSAYIPTNVISITDGQIFLQSDLFNANQRPAVDVGISVSRVGGDAQVKSIKKVSGTLKLELAQYRSLEAFAMFASDLDAASRRQLDRGARLTELLKQPQYSPYPVEDQVVSIWAGTNGKLDTIEVSDVLRFERELLDHLRRNTTVLDTLRETNVLDDATVAELDKQVDAFILEFQGGKGQSIGAVGNEEYAAQDVDDVNQEKIVKGRRA, from the coding sequence ATGGCAGAACTTTCGATCAGCCCCGACGTCATCCGTGACGCGCTGAAGGACTTCGCCGCTGCATACGAGCCCACCGGCGCGGCAGCGACTGAAGTCGGCACCGTCGTGGATGCCGCAGACGGTATCGCCCACATCGAGGGGCTGCCGGGTGTCATGGCCAACGAGCTCCTCACGTTCGAGGGCGGCACGCAGGGCCTCGCCCTGAACCTCGACGAGCACGAGATCGGTACGGTCGTCCTCGGCGACTTCGCCGGTATCGAAGCCGGCCAGGAAGTCCGCCGCACGGGCGAGGTCCTCTCGGTCGCCGTCGGTGACGGGTACCTCGGTCGCGTCGTCGACCCGCTCGGCAACCCGATCGACGGACTCGGCGAGATCGCCACGGAAGGCCGTCGCGAGCTCGAGCTCCAGGCGCCCGGCGTCATGCAGCGCAAGAGCGTGCACGAGCCGATGCAGACCGGTATCAAGGCCATCGACGCCATGATCCCCGTCGGCCGCGGTCAGCGTCAGCTGATCATCGGTGACCGCCAGACCGGCAAGACGGCGATCGCGATCGACACAATCATCAACCAGAAGGCCAACTGGGAGTCGGGCGACGTCAACAAGCAGGTTCGCTGCATCTACGTCGCCATCGGCCAGAAGGGCTCCACGATCGCGTCCGTCAAGGGTGCGCTCGAGGACGCCGGTGCGATGGAGTACACGACCATCGTCGCCGCCCCGGCATCCGACCCCGCCGGCTTCAAGTACATCGCTCCCTACACCGGCTCCGCCATCGGGCAGCACTGGATGTACGGCGGCAAGCACGTCCTCATCATCTTCGATGACCTGTCGAAGCAGGCCGAGGCCTACCGTGCCGTCTCCCTCCTCCTCCGTCGCCCGCCGGGGCGCGAGGCGTACCCCGGTGATGTCTTCTACCTGCACTCCCGTCTGCTGGAGCGTTGCGCGAAGCTGTCCGACGAGCTGGGTGCCGGTTCGATGACGGGTCTTCCGATCATCGAGACCAAGGCGAACGACGTCTCGGCGTACATCCCGACCAACGTGATCTCGATCACGGACGGGCAGATCTTCCTGCAGTCCGACCTCTTCAACGCCAACCAGCGTCCTGCGGTCGACGTGGGTATCTCGGTCTCGCGAGTCGGTGGTGACGCTCAGGTCAAGTCGATCAAGAAGGTCTCCGGAACCTTGAAGCTCGAGCTCGCGCAGTACCGCTCGCTCGAGGCGTTCGCGATGTTCGCCAGCGACCTCGACGCCGCGTCGCGTCGTCAGCTCGACCGCGGTGCGCGACTGACTGAGCTGCTCAAGCAGCCGCAGTACTCGCCGTACCCGGTGGAGGACCAGGTCGTCTCGATCTGGGCCGGCACCAACGGAAAGCTCGACACCATCGAGGTCTCCGACGTGCTGCGCTTCGAGCGCGAGCTGCTCGATCACCTGCGTCGCAACACCACGGTGCTCGACACCCTGCGTGAGACGAACGTCCTCGACGACGCCACGGTCGCCGAGCTCGACAAGCAGGTCGATGCTTTCATCCTCGAGTTCCAGGGTGGCAAGGGCCAGTCCATCGGCGCCGTCGGCAACGAGGAGTACGCCGCGCAGGATGTGGACGACGTCAACCAGGAGAAGATCGTCAAGGGTCGTCGCGCGTAA
- a CDS encoding F0F1 ATP synthase subunit gamma, translating to MGAQLRVYKQKISSAQTTKKITKAMELIAASRIQKAMARVRASSPFARAVTQAVSAVATYSNVDHPLTREPETIRRSAVVIFSSDRGLAGAFNSQILREAMELGELIRSQGSEPVYYLVGRKAVGYFQFRGIAAAAEWTGDTDTPHFKTAEEISATLLEAFNRGGADGGVDELHLVYNRFVSMMTQSPETVRLLPLEIVESEASPEPSGAVYPLYEFEPDAETVLDAILPVYIQSRVFNALLQSSAAKQAATQKAMKSASDNADKLITDYTRLRNNARQAEITQQIAEIVGGADALSSSK from the coding sequence ATGGGCGCTCAACTCCGGGTCTACAAGCAGAAGATCTCTTCTGCTCAGACGACCAAGAAGATCACGAAGGCGATGGAGCTCATCGCGGCTTCGCGCATTCAGAAGGCGATGGCGCGCGTGCGCGCGTCGTCGCCCTTCGCGCGGGCCGTGACGCAGGCTGTGTCCGCCGTCGCGACGTACTCGAACGTCGATCACCCCCTCACCCGTGAACCGGAGACGATCCGACGGTCCGCCGTCGTCATCTTCTCGTCGGACCGCGGCCTCGCCGGTGCCTTCAACTCGCAGATCCTCCGCGAGGCGATGGAACTGGGAGAGCTGATCCGTTCCCAGGGCAGCGAACCGGTGTACTACCTCGTCGGCCGCAAGGCCGTCGGGTACTTCCAGTTCCGCGGCATCGCCGCCGCTGCCGAGTGGACCGGCGACACCGACACACCGCACTTCAAGACCGCAGAGGAGATCTCGGCCACGCTGCTCGAGGCCTTCAACCGCGGTGGCGCAGACGGCGGTGTGGATGAGCTTCACCTCGTCTACAACCGGTTCGTCAGCATGATGACGCAGTCTCCTGAGACGGTGCGCCTGCTGCCGCTCGAGATCGTCGAGAGCGAGGCATCCCCGGAGCCCTCCGGTGCTGTCTACCCGCTCTACGAGTTCGAGCCGGATGCGGAGACCGTCCTCGACGCGATCCTGCCGGTGTACATCCAGAGCCGGGTCTTCAACGCGCTGCTGCAGTCGTCGGCCGCGAAGCAGGCCGCGACGCAGAAGGCGATGAAGTCCGCTAGCGACAACGCCGACAAGCTCATCACCGATTACACCCGTCTGCGCAACAACGCGCGTCAGGCGGAGATCACGCAGCAGATCGCTGAGATCGTCGGCGGCGCCGACGCCCTCTCGTCGAGCAAATAG
- the atpD gene encoding F0F1 ATP synthase subunit beta → MTPTATAEAGTAVVGRVARVTGPVVDIEFPHDSIPEIYNALKTTIVIGEESTEITLEVAQHLGDDLVRAISLKPTDGMVRGQEVRDTGEAISVPVGDVTKGKVFNVIGEVLNAEPGEQIEITERWPIHRSAPSFDQLESKTQMFETGIKSIDLLTPYVLGGKIGLFGGAGVGKTVLIQEMIQRVAQDHGGVSVFAGVGERTREGNDLIAEMEEAGVFDKTALVFGQMDEPPGTRLRVALSALTMAEYFRDVQKQDVLLFIDNIFRFTQAGSEVSTLLGRMPSAVGYQPNLADEMGVLQERITSTRGHSITSLQAIYVPADDYTDPAPATTFAHLDATTELSREIASKGLYPAIDPLTSTSRIMDPRYLGEDHYRVATTVKQILQKNKELQEIIAILGVDELSEEDKIVVSRARRIQQFLSQNTYMAKKFTSVEGSTVPLKETIESFDAIAKGDFDHVAEQAFFNVGGISDVEEKWAQIQKENG, encoded by the coding sequence ATGACCCCCACCGCCACAGCTGAGGCTGGGACCGCGGTCGTCGGGCGCGTCGCACGCGTCACGGGCCCGGTCGTCGACATCGAGTTCCCGCACGACTCGATCCCCGAAATCTACAACGCCCTGAAGACCACGATCGTCATCGGCGAGGAGTCGACCGAGATCACGCTCGAGGTCGCGCAGCACCTCGGCGACGACCTCGTGCGTGCCATCTCGCTGAAGCCGACCGACGGCATGGTCCGCGGGCAGGAAGTCCGCGACACCGGCGAGGCCATCTCGGTCCCCGTCGGCGACGTCACCAAGGGCAAGGTTTTCAACGTCATCGGTGAGGTCCTCAACGCCGAGCCCGGCGAGCAGATCGAGATCACCGAGCGCTGGCCCATCCACCGCTCGGCTCCGAGCTTCGACCAGCTCGAGTCCAAGACGCAGATGTTCGAGACGGGCATCAAATCGATCGACCTTCTCACCCCGTACGTGCTGGGTGGAAAGATCGGTCTGTTCGGTGGTGCCGGCGTCGGCAAGACCGTCCTCATCCAGGAGATGATCCAGCGCGTCGCCCAGGACCACGGTGGTGTGTCCGTGTTCGCCGGTGTCGGCGAGCGCACCCGTGAGGGCAACGACCTCATCGCCGAGATGGAGGAGGCGGGCGTCTTCGACAAGACCGCCCTCGTCTTCGGCCAGATGGACGAGCCGCCGGGGACGCGTCTTCGCGTCGCCCTTTCTGCTCTGACCATGGCGGAGTACTTCCGCGATGTGCAGAAGCAGGACGTGCTGCTGTTCATCGACAACATCTTCCGCTTCACGCAGGCGGGTTCCGAGGTGTCGACGCTGCTGGGCCGCATGCCCTCTGCCGTGGGTTACCAGCCGAACCTCGCCGACGAGATGGGTGTGCTCCAGGAGCGCATCACGTCGACGCGCGGTCACTCGATCACCTCGCTGCAGGCGATCTACGTCCCCGCTGACGACTACACCGACCCGGCACCGGCCACGACCTTCGCGCACCTCGACGCGACGACCGAGCTCAGCCGTGAGATCGCGTCGAAGGGCCTGTATCCGGCCATCGACCCGCTGACCTCGACGTCGCGCATCATGGACCCCCGCTACTTGGGCGAGGACCACTACCGCGTCGCGACGACGGTCAAGCAGATCCTCCAGAAGAACAAGGAGCTGCAGGAGATCATCGCGATCCTCGGTGTCGACGAGCTCTCGGAAGAGGACAAGATCGTCGTGTCGCGTGCACGTCGCATCCAGCAGTTCCTCTCGCAGAACACCTACATGGCCAAGAAGTTCACGAGTGTCGAGGGCTCGACCGTTCCGCTCAAGGAGACGATCGAGTCGTTCGACGCCATCGCCAAGGGCGACTTCGACCACGTGGCCGAGCAGGCCTTCTTCAACGTCGGTGGCATCTCCGACGTCGAAGAGAAGTGGGCGCAGATCCAGAAGGAGAACGGCTGA
- a CDS encoding F0F1 ATP synthase subunit epsilon yields the protein MALQVSLVSADAEVWTGEATLVVAKTVEGEIGIMSGHEPILAILAEGQVRITQADGTKVLANAQDGFLSMEGSQLTIVAGNAALIA from the coding sequence ATGGCACTGCAGGTCAGCCTCGTCTCCGCGGACGCGGAGGTCTGGACGGGGGAGGCGACGCTCGTCGTCGCCAAGACCGTCGAGGGCGAGATCGGCATCATGTCCGGCCACGAGCCGATCCTCGCGATCCTCGCGGAGGGTCAGGTCCGCATCACGCAGGCGGACGGCACAAAGGTGCTCGCCAATGCACAGGACGGTTTCCTCTCCATGGAGGGAAGCCAGCTGACCATCGTGGCAGGTAACGCGGCGCTCATCGCCTGA
- a CDS encoding YaaA family protein: MKLLLPPSETKRPGGDGAPLDLAALSLSALTPQRDEAINALVALAEDPARAQRILKLSERQVGEIDHNRALRSSPTMPAVDRYTGVLYDALDAASLSPASREWLGAHAWVHAAPFGPVGALDAIPAYRLAAGTSLPGIAPLKRHWSVAVRSAVEDEAPAFILDLRSEAYVGLGPLPDSVPSAYVRVVTEQGRALNHFNKKAKGTLTRALAEDRPPISTLTDLLQWAHSRDIVLRAGGDTREVELVVPS, translated from the coding sequence ATGAAACTCCTCCTCCCTCCCTCCGAGACCAAACGCCCGGGTGGCGACGGCGCGCCGCTGGATCTCGCTGCGCTGTCACTGTCGGCTCTCACGCCGCAGCGCGACGAGGCGATCAACGCGCTCGTGGCGTTGGCGGAGGACCCCGCGCGTGCACAGCGCATCCTCAAGCTGAGCGAACGCCAGGTGGGCGAGATCGATCACAATCGCGCGTTGCGCAGTTCGCCGACGATGCCCGCGGTCGACAGGTACACGGGCGTCCTCTACGACGCGCTGGATGCCGCGTCGCTGTCCCCGGCGTCCAGGGAGTGGCTCGGCGCGCACGCGTGGGTGCACGCCGCGCCGTTCGGTCCTGTCGGCGCACTGGACGCGATCCCCGCCTACCGGTTGGCGGCGGGGACATCGTTGCCGGGTATCGCGCCCTTGAAACGGCACTGGTCGGTTGCCGTGCGCAGTGCGGTCGAGGACGAGGCACCCGCTTTCATCCTGGATCTGCGCAGCGAGGCCTACGTGGGACTGGGGCCGCTTCCGGATTCCGTGCCCTCCGCGTACGTCAGGGTCGTCACAGAGCAGGGACGCGCCCTGAACCACTTCAACAAGAAGGCCAAGGGAACGCTGACGCGCGCCCTCGCAGAGGACCGTCCGCCGATCAGTACGCTGACCGATCTTCTGCAGTGGGCGCACTCCCGTGACATCGTGCTCCGTGCGGGGGGCGACACGCGGGAAGTCGAGCTGGTCGTCCCGTCCTGA
- a CDS encoding DUF5684 domain-containing protein: MDSYYYDSGAAAVFGIAILFSIIFAIAGYVLTALFLMKIFEKAGVQGKWRAWIPVYNSMIFLKLGDLSPWLMLYAIGASVLLGWIPFIGQLVWIAAAVLMVLAAYRVGQKLQKEGAWVVLYIFLSIVWLGIMAFDKSRWNPQIAPAPWAGNAFFGDRTVWDGIPVQPSAAQAPGAAPGYGAPQGYQAPPQGYQPPQGYQAPGYQTPGYQPPAGAPQQAPGQQPPSAPVTPPAPPAAPATPPAAPTAPPAPPTAPPAPPTTPPPAAPPAPPAAPNDPNQPPA; this comes from the coding sequence ATGGACTCTTATTATTACGACAGCGGTGCCGCGGCCGTATTCGGCATCGCGATCCTCTTCAGCATCATCTTCGCGATCGCCGGATATGTGCTGACGGCGCTGTTCCTGATGAAGATCTTCGAGAAGGCGGGCGTGCAGGGCAAGTGGCGCGCCTGGATCCCGGTGTACAACAGCATGATCTTCCTCAAGCTGGGTGACCTCAGCCCGTGGCTGATGCTGTACGCCATCGGTGCGTCCGTCCTCCTCGGCTGGATCCCCTTCATCGGACAGCTCGTCTGGATCGCCGCTGCCGTGCTCATGGTCCTCGCGGCCTACCGCGTCGGTCAGAAGCTGCAGAAGGAGGGCGCATGGGTCGTCCTCTACATCTTCCTGTCGATCGTCTGGCTCGGCATCATGGCATTCGACAAGTCGCGCTGGAACCCGCAGATCGCCCCGGCGCCGTGGGCGGGCAACGCATTCTTCGGCGACCGCACCGTCTGGGACGGCATCCCGGTCCAGCCCTCGGCAGCACAGGCACCCGGCGCTGCCCCCGGTTACGGCGCGCCGCAGGGGTACCAGGCTCCGCCGCAGGGGTACCAGCCCCCTCAGGGCTACCAGGCACCCGGCTACCAGACACCCGGTTATCAGCCCCCGGCCGGCGCTCCGCAGCAGGCACCGGGACAGCAGCCGCCTTCGGCTCCGGTGACACCGCCGGCACCGCCCGCGGCTCCGGCGACGCCCCCGGCCGCACCCACTGCGCCGCCCGCTCCGCCGACGGCGCCTCCCGCGCCGCCGACGACCCCGCCGCCTGCCGCTCCGCCGGCACCGCCGGCAGCGCCGAACGATCCGAATCAGCCTCCGGCATGA
- a CDS encoding PP2C family protein-serine/threonine phosphatase yields MAQDAEPTPEAAPLSETTTHTHRVAVSDADEIVLTWAGVTDTGRRRDNNQDAFLAEFPLFVVADGMGGHAGGEIASQSTIARLKHVVDSGSVTTDAIEAALQHVIEDIASHPDTTDEGTGTTLTGVFFDIVDGVPRWVSMNIGDSRVYLLRDQRLVQVTTDHSVVQELISSGRLSPEEADGHPYSNVITRAVGASELAAPDYLGIEVLDGDRFVICSDGLTKELTDYGIQHFLREHDDPAVAVDAMLAAALENGGRDNVTLIVVKIERTGHDDDADAETSRIETVDDDATADSPSTSDPEDR; encoded by the coding sequence ATGGCTCAAGACGCCGAACCCACCCCGGAGGCCGCCCCTTTGTCCGAGACGACGACGCACACGCATCGCGTGGCCGTTTCCGACGCCGATGAGATCGTGCTGACGTGGGCGGGTGTGACCGACACCGGCCGCCGCCGCGACAACAATCAGGATGCCTTCCTCGCGGAGTTCCCCCTTTTCGTCGTCGCCGACGGAATGGGCGGACACGCGGGCGGAGAGATCGCCAGCCAGAGCACGATCGCGCGGCTCAAGCACGTCGTCGATTCCGGCTCGGTGACGACGGATGCCATCGAGGCAGCCCTGCAGCACGTCATCGAGGACATCGCCTCGCATCCTGACACGACGGACGAGGGAACGGGCACCACCCTCACGGGAGTGTTCTTCGACATCGTCGACGGCGTCCCGCGCTGGGTCTCCATGAACATCGGGGACTCCCGGGTGTATCTGCTGCGCGACCAACGACTGGTGCAGGTGACCACGGACCACTCCGTCGTGCAGGAGCTCATCAGCTCCGGTCGGCTGAGTCCCGAAGAGGCGGACGGGCATCCGTACAGCAACGTCATCACGCGTGCCGTCGGCGCCAGCGAGCTCGCCGCTCCCGACTACCTCGGCATCGAGGTGCTAGATGGGGACCGCTTCGTCATCTGCTCCGACGGGCTCACCAAGGAGCTCACGGACTACGGCATCCAGCATTTCCTCCGTGAGCACGACGATCCGGCTGTCGCCGTCGACGCCATGCTCGCCGCCGCGTTGGAGAACGGCGGTCGTGACAACGTGACGCTCATCGTCGTCAAGATCGAGCGCACCGGCCACGACGACGATGCGGACGCGGAGACCTCCCGCATCGAGACGGTCGACGACGACGCCACCGCCGACTCCCCATCCACATCGGATCCAGAGGACCGATAG